Sequence from the Flavobacterium sp. J372 genome:
GTTTTTGATCTATGGTTATCCGGTTATTCTCAAGTTTTGAGAAATCCATAAGGTCATTTACCAGGTTTTGTATGTAGCCTGCAGATTCCCTGATGTTGGTAAGATAATGTTGCTGCTTGCTGCTTACGCCAGATTCAACTAATAAATTCTGGAATCCGATAATACTGCCAAGTGGAGTTTGCAAATCGTGCGTTACTGTTGCCATAAGCATAGATTTGCTTCGCAAAAGCTGTTCATTTTCAGTATTAAGCACTTCAAGTTGCTTTCTGTATTTTTGATTGATGCCCAGATCTCGGATAATAAGTCCTGCAAAAATGATAAGCAGCAGCAAGGTGGCAGCTCCAATCCAAGCCATAGTCTTTACTGTGTTTGATACGGTTTGCTGTGCAGTAGCTATTTTGGCATATGAGTTTTTAATGAAGTCATTTTCAAGGGAAGACAAAATGGCTCTAAGCTGGTCTGAAATTATACGGTTCTCTTCAAGCAGTTTCTGTTCTTTGGCATAAAGCTGATATTTTAAGTTTTCATCTCTGGCCTGAAGCTTTACAAGCACCTTTTCAAAAGCCATTGCCAAAGAATCATTAGAAACAGGAAGCTTACTAAGAGAGTCGCGCTGTTGTGGTGTGAGGAGTGAATTTACAAGGGCATCCCATTGAAACTTCTTTGTTTGCCTTACGGGCTTAACTTTGCTTCGGATAGAATCTTTGGTGTTGAATATCCCGCTGATGGCGCTGCTGTAAAGATTTTTTGCGCTAAGTTCTTTCCTGAATTTATAAATTTCGGTAACGCTGTTTTTTTTACGGTTTATAAGAAAACGTATACTGTCAAACTTTGGCCGCTGTGCTTCCTCAGCTGTTTGTTCAACATAGCTTACATCAATATTTATCGAATCAAGAAGCCGTGTATAGGCAATATAATCATCTTTGTTAATAGTGAGCATCGCCTTTCTGGCTAACGCTTCAGATGCATATAAATCGGCAATGGCTTTACTTACGCGGAGAATTTTTTTATTGTCGGTAATTTCCTTTGATGGCGCAGCAATCTTTAAAATTTCGGTATATACAAACCAGACAGATGTAACAGCAATGGCAAATAAAAGTAAATAGCCTATAACTACTTTATATGTTATTGCCTTAGGTTTTTGCTGCATAGTATAAAGATAAGAAATCTAAACTTGCCAACGCAAAACAGGCAATTAAAGTATTGCGAAGTTATTCACTTTTCATCATAACGCGAAGGAAAGCTACCTCTTCTTTCAGATGCTGTATTTCTGCGCGCAGGCTGTCAACCAAAATATCATATACTTCTTTGTTAGACTGGCTGAAGCTATCGGGTTTCGCATTAATATCTGCTAGTCCCTCATTAAAAAGATAAGTAATATTAACCTCCAGGAGACGTGCAATTTTTAAAAGCTTCACAACATTTAGCCTGCGGTCATCTTTTTCCAGCCGGCCATAGTTACTTTGGGTAACGTCAAGCTGTACAGCCATGGCTTCCTGAGTAATTCCTTTTTCTTCCCTTAATTTTTTTATGCGCTGACCAATAATATTCATGGCGTAATTATTTTTTTGTAAAAGTATACAGAGTAATTATCGATTAAATAAAAACAACTATATATTCGATATATTACATATAACGCTCGATGAAATGCATAAAATGATTAATTAGTTATTTCTTAACCATAATAAGGCAATAAAAAAGCCGGCAACTTGGCCGGCTCAACTTTACTGGGCAATAATGCCTCTGGAAATTACTATTTTTTGTATTTCAGACGTACCTTCATATATCTGAGTAATTTTCGCATCACGCATCAGTCTTTCAACATGATATTCTTTTACATATCCATTGCCGCCGTGTATCTGTACAGCTTCAATAGTAGTGTCCATTGCAACCTGAGAAGCGAATAGTTTAGCCATAGCGCCACTCATGTCATAATTTTGGTGATTATCTTTATCCCATGCTGCCTTCATGCAAAGGTGGCGTGCAGCTTCAATATTTACAGCCATATCGGCAAGTTTAAAAGCAATAGCCTGGTGGTTGCATATCTCGGTGCCAAAAGCCTTACGTTCTTTAGAATACTTAAGGGCAAGCTCATAAGCGCCTGAAGCAATACCAAGAGCCTGTGAAGCAATACCAATGCGTCCGCCTGAAAGCGTTTTCATGGCAAATTTAAACCCGAAACCATCTTCGCCAATCCTGTTTTCTTTAGGTACTTTTACATCAGTAAACATTAGCGAATGTGTATCACTGCCGCGTATGCCAAGTTTTTGCTCTTTAGGCCCTATTTCAAAGCCAGGCATACCTTTTTCAACAATAAGTGCATTTATACCTTTGTGCCTTTTCTCAACATCTGTCTGTGCTATTACCAGGTAAACATCTGCAGTGCTGCCGTTGGTTATCCAGTTTTTAGTACCGTTAAGCAGGTAATGGTCGCCCTTATCTATTGCTGTAGTTTTTTGTGAAGTAGCATCACTTCCGGCTTCCGGCTCACTTAAGCAGAATGCACCGATTATTTCTCCGGTGGCAAGGCGTGTAAGGTATTTTTGTTTTTGCTCTTCAGTTCCGAAAGTTTGCAATCCCCAGCATACCAAAGAGTTGTTAACTGACATCACTACTGAAGCTGACGCATCAATTTTAGAAATTTCTTCCATGGCCAGCACATAAGATATTGTGTCAAGCCCGCTTCCGCCATATTTAGGGTCAACCATCATTCCCATAAACCCAAGCTCACCCATTTTTTTGATCTGCTCTTTCGGGAATTCCTGTTTTTCATCGCGTTCTAAGACACCCGGCAGCAATTCTGTCTGCGCAAAATCACGCGCCGCCTTTTGTATCATCAGGTGTTCTTCAGTAAGTGTAAAGTCCATTTTATCAGGATTAGTTTTTTTGATTTATTGCGTTCAAATGTAATTATTAATTGTGAACTTTTCAAAACCATTGCTTATTTTTAGCCCATGACAATGCAAAAGTATAATGTAGTAGGGGTGATGTCAGGCACGTCTCTTGACGGGGTTGACCTTGCACATGTAATTTTAAGCCATAATAATCGCAGATGGGATTTTGAGATAAAAGAAACCGAAACTATACCATATACCAGTTATTGGGTTGACAGGCTGAAAAAGGCAGTAGATTTTAATGATGCTCAATTAGAGGTACTTAATAATGAGTATACACAGTTATTAGGTGATATTATAAAGCAATTTTTAGCGAAGCATTCGCTTAAAGGTATAGATGCCGTATGTTCCCACGGTCACACGATTCTACACCAGCCGAATGAAGGCTTTACATTACAGATTGGTAACCAGCCCGAAATTGCAAGAATTACAGGTGTAAAAACTGTTTGCGATTTCCGTGTGCAGGATGTACAATTGGGAGGGCAGGGGGCACCTTTAGTACCAATTGGGGACAGGATTTTGTTCAATGCATATAATGCCTGCCTTAACCTTGGCGGATTTTCAAATATATCTTCTGAAAAGAACGGGGAAAGAGTGGCATATGATATTTGTCCTGTTAATACAGTGCTAAATCATTATGCAAATAAACTGGGCTATCAATATGATGAAGGTGGAAAAATTGCCGCATCTGCAGAAGTACATATTAAACTGCTTGAAAAACTGAACGGGCTTGAATTTTACATTATGCCATTCCCGAAATCACTTGGTTTTGAATTTGTAAAAGAAAAGGTTCTTCCATTAATTGACAGATATAACAGCAATCCGGCTGATGTACTGGCAACTTTTACAGAACATATAGCCATACAGATAAGCGATGTCATCAAATACAGCGATATAAAAAGTATTCTAATTACAGGTGGCGGCGCGTATAATGAGCACCTAATTAATAGGATGCGTAACATATTACCGGAAGTTTCTATAGAAATTCCGGATGATAAAACCATTCAGTTTAAAGAAGCGCTGATATTTGGCCTGCTCGGTGTGCTTAAAATTCGTGGGGAAGTAAATGTGCTGGCTAGCGTTACCGGGGCAAAACATAACCATAGCTCAGGTGTTATATACCTGCCTTAGAGAATCCCGATTTTTTTTATTGCCTCTACAAGTTCACTGTCATCACCGGCCTTCCCCTGCAGCAGCATATTTTTCATCTGCTCTTTGCGCTTTTCTATTGCGCTTAATGACAACGGAACATAATTGGGGATATTTATAGTTTGGATTCCTTCGCTCAGGCGCATCAGTATCTGCTTGTCATAATTATCAAGCTTATAGTTGTCAAACACTTTTTCCTTAAGTGATTTTACAATCTTGCTGCTTAAATAAGTGTCACCGCTAAATATTATTTTAAAAGCATTCAGGAATTCATCAATATCAATATCACTTTTGCACATGATTCCCTGAGGGTTAATTTCTTTAATCAGCCTGTCAACTAAAGATGACTCACTATGCATAGTAAGTATAATTACAATACAGTCAGGCATAATTTTACGGATAAGTAAGCCAAGATCAAACCCTGAAAATATATTTTTCTCGGCATAAGCAGGCAGGCTCAGGTCAAGGTAGGCAATATTAAACGGAGCTCTGTTATCATCCATTATAAGTTTATAAGCCTGCTCACAATCAAGGGCTTTGGTAAACTTTAATTCATAACCTTCAAATTCTTCATCAGAAAGTACATTTATATAACCATTAACCGTCATCGGGTGGTCATCGACGATTAAAATATTTAATTCTTCTCGCATTTTTCTTATTTCTAGGGGTTAACAAATTTATCAAAAATTACACTTCAACCACAAATATCACAATCCAAAATTTTTTATATTGCAAAAACCTTAAAGTCACTTTTAGTGCAATATTCCTACCTAATAATTGATGATGATGCGGAATATCCGGCACAAGTTCTCAGTTTGTTTGAGTCTTTTCCGGAATTTTTTTGCGTTGGCATTGCTACGGGTCATGAAGATGCAATAAATAAAATTTTAGACTTACAGCCAGATATTATAATCCTTGAGCCTCGGGGCAACCAAAGCAAAGACAGCCTGTCATTTTCTGTTATAACAGATTTACATCAATATATCGATAATTTACCGCACTTTATTATACATACAAATTCAACCAAGCTTGCGTATGATGCTATTAAAGCTGGTGCGGCGGACTATATACTTAAACCATTAGATTCAATAGAGTTGAGAAAAAGCCTGCTTAAGTTTAAAAAAGGTTTCACAAAATCTAAAACTGTAAGCATTTTAGATGATAATGGCAGTAATGAAACCATCTGCATAAAGTCATATAGTGATTATCAATTTGTACCGCTTAATGATATAATTTATCTTAAAGCAGATAATAATACAACCGATTTTTATTTGCACAACGGCAGAAAACTTACTGCTTATAAAACGTTAAAGCATTATGAGGCGAGTTTGCCCATGAATTTTTCAAGAATACATAATAGTTACATTGTAAATATTAATTTTATATCCCGAATTAATCTCGGTAAATCACTGTGTTATTTAAATAATAGTGATATTTCAATATCGTTTTCAAAAACATTTAAAGACAATATTGAAGCTATA
This genomic interval carries:
- a CDS encoding acyl-CoA dehydrogenase, whose product is MDFTLTEEHLMIQKAARDFAQTELLPGVLERDEKQEFPKEQIKKMGELGFMGMMVDPKYGGSGLDTISYVLAMEEISKIDASASVVMSVNNSLVCWGLQTFGTEEQKQKYLTRLATGEIIGAFCLSEPEAGSDATSQKTTAIDKGDHYLLNGTKNWITNGSTADVYLVIAQTDVEKRHKGINALIVEKGMPGFEIGPKEQKLGIRGSDTHSLMFTDVKVPKENRIGEDGFGFKFAMKTLSGGRIGIASQALGIASGAYELALKYSKERKAFGTEICNHQAIAFKLADMAVNIEAARHLCMKAAWDKDNHQNYDMSGAMAKLFASQVAMDTTIEAVQIHGGNGYVKEYHVERLMRDAKITQIYEGTSEIQKIVISRGIIAQ
- a CDS encoding anhydro-N-acetylmuramic acid kinase, with amino-acid sequence MQKYNVVGVMSGTSLDGVDLAHVILSHNNRRWDFEIKETETIPYTSYWVDRLKKAVDFNDAQLEVLNNEYTQLLGDIIKQFLAKHSLKGIDAVCSHGHTILHQPNEGFTLQIGNQPEIARITGVKTVCDFRVQDVQLGGQGAPLVPIGDRILFNAYNACLNLGGFSNISSEKNGERVAYDICPVNTVLNHYANKLGYQYDEGGKIAASAEVHIKLLEKLNGLEFYIMPFPKSLGFEFVKEKVLPLIDRYNSNPADVLATFTEHIAIQISDVIKYSDIKSILITGGGAYNEHLINRMRNILPEVSIEIPDDKTIQFKEALIFGLLGVLKIRGEVNVLASVTGAKHNHSSGVIYLP
- a CDS encoding response regulator, with protein sequence MREELNILIVDDHPMTVNGYINVLSDEEFEGYELKFTKALDCEQAYKLIMDDNRAPFNIAYLDLSLPAYAEKNIFSGFDLGLLIRKIMPDCIVIILTMHSESSLVDRLIKEINPQGIMCKSDIDIDEFLNAFKIIFSGDTYLSSKIVKSLKEKVFDNYKLDNYDKQILMRLSEGIQTINIPNYVPLSLSAIEKRKEQMKNMLLQGKAGDDSELVEAIKKIGIL
- a CDS encoding helix-turn-helix domain-containing protein is translated as MNIIGQRIKKLREEKGITQEAMAVQLDVTQSNYGRLEKDDRRLNVVKLLKIARLLEVNITYLFNEGLADINAKPDSFSQSNKEVYDILVDSLRAEIQHLKEEVAFLRVMMKSE
- a CDS encoding LytTR family DNA-binding domain-containing protein; its protein translation is MQYSYLIIDDDAEYPAQVLSLFESFPEFFCVGIATGHEDAINKILDLQPDIIILEPRGNQSKDSLSFSVITDLHQYIDNLPHFIIHTNSTKLAYDAIKAGAADYILKPLDSIELRKSLLKFKKGFTKSKTVSILDDNGSNETICIKSYSDYQFVPLNDIIYLKADNNTTDFYLHNGRKLTAYKTLKHYEASLPMNFSRIHNSYIVNINFISRINLGKSLCYLNNSDISISFSKTFKDNIEAIIRRIAPGNI